From a single Hymenobacter sp. YIM 151500-1 genomic region:
- a CDS encoding glucoamylase family protein, with amino-acid sequence MMRMYYVLLLALLAAGSSFAQSSFPAAQRPRNLTDEQLLDLVQRQTFRYFWDFGHPVSGLARERSNVAYDYGAEVVTTGGTGFGVMAIIVAAERQWITREQAAERVLKMVNFLWKADMFHGVFPHWLNGETGKVIRFSPKDDGGDLVETSFLFQGLLCARQYFTRDNPTERQLRDKILWLWEGVEWNWHTQGGQNVLYWHWSPNNDWSMNHQIHGWNECLITYVLAASSPRYAIDKKVYDQGWATGEHFRNGNTYYQTRLPLGFELGGPLFFSHYSFLGLDPHGLQDQHADYWQQNLAHTRINYAYCVDNPKKYKGYGATSWGLTASDSYQGYAAHSPTEDLGVISPTAALSAMPYLPKESMAALKHFYYDLGDKLWSEYGFVDAFSEQHNWHAKSHLAIDQGPSIVMIENYRTGLLWKLFMSSPDVQRGLRKLGFQSPYLKK; translated from the coding sequence ATGATGAGAATGTATTACGTACTGCTGCTGGCACTGCTGGCTGCCGGCTCCTCGTTTGCGCAGTCGTCCTTTCCGGCTGCCCAGCGCCCCAGGAATCTTACCGACGAGCAGCTGCTGGACCTGGTGCAGCGACAGACGTTTCGCTACTTCTGGGACTTCGGGCACCCGGTTAGCGGCTTGGCGCGGGAGCGGAGCAATGTGGCCTATGACTATGGCGCCGAGGTGGTGACAACGGGCGGCACGGGCTTCGGCGTAATGGCCATTATTGTGGCGGCGGAACGCCAGTGGATTACCCGGGAGCAGGCGGCCGAGCGGGTGCTTAAGATGGTCAACTTCCTGTGGAAAGCCGACATGTTTCACGGCGTGTTTCCGCACTGGCTTAATGGCGAGACGGGCAAAGTTATCCGCTTCAGCCCCAAAGACGACGGCGGCGACCTAGTGGAAACGTCTTTTCTGTTTCAAGGCCTGCTGTGCGCCCGCCAATACTTCACCCGCGACAACCCCACCGAGCGGCAGCTACGCGACAAAATCCTGTGGCTGTGGGAAGGAGTGGAGTGGAACTGGCACACGCAGGGCGGGCAAAACGTGCTCTACTGGCACTGGAGCCCTAACAACGACTGGAGCATGAACCACCAGATTCACGGCTGGAACGAGTGCCTTATTACCTACGTGCTAGCCGCCAGCTCGCCCCGCTACGCCATCGACAAGAAAGTCTACGACCAGGGCTGGGCTACCGGCGAGCATTTCCGCAACGGCAACACCTATTACCAAACCCGGCTGCCCCTGGGCTTTGAGCTGGGCGGGCCGCTGTTTTTCTCGCATTACTCCTTTCTGGGCCTGGACCCGCACGGCCTCCAGGACCAGCACGCCGACTACTGGCAGCAGAACCTGGCCCACACCCGCATCAACTACGCCTACTGCGTTGATAACCCCAAGAAGTACAAAGGCTACGGCGCAACCAGCTGGGGCCTCACTGCCTCCGACAGCTACCAAGGCTACGCCGCCCACTCGCCCACCGAAGACTTGGGCGTGATTTCGCCTACGGCAGCCTTGTCGGCCATGCCTTATTTGCCCAAGGAGTCGATGGCGGCCCTGAAGCACTTTTACTACGACCTGGGCGACAAGCTCTGGAGCGAGTACGGCTTCGTGGATGCTTTTAGCGAGCAGCATAACTGGCACGCTAAGTCCCACCTGGCCATCGACCAGGGGCCAAGTATTGTCATGATTGAGAACTACCGGACCGGCCTGTTGTGGAAGCTGTTCATGAGCAGCCCTGATGTGCAGCGCGGCTTGCGGAAGCTGGGCTTTCAAAGTCCGTATTTGAAGAAATAG
- a CDS encoding SusC/RagA family TonB-linked outer membrane protein has translation MTGRVVDEKGAGLPGVNVVVRGATSGTQTDADGRYSLVVPENATLIFSFVGFASQEVAVGGRTTVNIALAPDAKTLNEVVVVGYGSQQKREVTGAISSVKGTELVNQASQNPVSSLQGRVAGVQITNSGAPGAAPEIRVRGVGSLGGVSPLYVVDGTMLPQGSDLSFLNQADIASIEVLKDAASASIYGIQAANGVVIVTTKRGQAGGARVTYNGFGGVQRATNTIKMANAQQYAQLYNEKNELTGGSASDNLPLNLPSTDWFKEVTRTATIQNHQLSLGGGTDKVSYTFSGSYLKQQGILQKNDYERITARLQTDFSVSDHIKVGYNATFANADAHDAPGITSSVYPNYTSGPNIFYQAYVAPPVLQPFLPTGRYGDPSLIGTSGLGTFANPRGTLDYFVQRSQAQTLVGSAFASFNFLRYFTLRTTAGLSYGSGRFYNYEKADSLTTVQVYRGNRLFKGTAQNSQLQWENTLAYDRTFGNHHLTALVGTTTLRYRSELVTGSISGVPSGGSAFYYFNLGTPGTANFPPSGNLADLYTVASLFGRVNYAYRGRYLLTASFRRDGASKYSESNRYGNFPSIGVGWVISDEPFMQDGSVFSFLKLRGSYGILGNSQVNNNISVLRVTFSPNYTGFFGRQGGLPYPGASIDQLVPPELRWEKVREADAGVEMRFLGNRLGAEFDYYNRRTIDAVFPVPTLLSPGYTNSGGFLANNASFQNQGIEAALRWDPQTSGDFSYSVGLIGAYNQNKVLSTASGDAPLFAGGLPVAGYRATITRVGAPIGAFYGYKVAGVFQSQQEVDDSAQPGSKPGDLRYQDQNGDGTIDARDFVVLGNPNPRFTYGLNTNFRYKAVDLQLDIQGVGGVELLNALREVRYGNENFTEDFYRNRWHGPGTSNSTPSADLSGRNLDVSSYYIEKGDYIRLRNVQLGYNLPTSVANTLRVQGVRFYANAQNPLTLTKYKGFTPEVGGSPTNAGIDLNVYPLTATYNFGINVSF, from the coding sequence GTGACGGGCCGAGTTGTTGATGAGAAAGGCGCGGGCCTTCCGGGCGTGAACGTGGTGGTGCGCGGCGCCACCAGCGGCACGCAAACCGACGCCGACGGCCGCTACTCCCTGGTCGTGCCCGAAAACGCCACGCTGATATTTTCGTTTGTGGGCTTCGCTTCGCAGGAAGTCGCCGTAGGGGGCCGCACTACGGTAAACATTGCCCTGGCTCCCGACGCCAAAACGCTGAATGAAGTGGTGGTTGTGGGGTACGGCTCGCAGCAGAAGCGTGAAGTTACCGGGGCTATTTCTTCGGTGAAAGGTACCGAGTTGGTAAACCAGGCTTCGCAAAATCCGGTCAGCTCCTTGCAGGGCCGGGTAGCCGGCGTGCAGATTACCAACTCCGGAGCGCCAGGCGCTGCCCCCGAAATTCGGGTGCGCGGAGTGGGGTCGTTGGGGGGCGTGTCGCCCTTGTACGTGGTGGACGGCACGATGCTACCCCAGGGCTCGGACCTGAGCTTTCTCAACCAAGCCGATATTGCCTCGATTGAAGTGCTCAAGGATGCTGCCAGCGCGTCGATCTACGGCATTCAGGCGGCCAACGGCGTAGTAATCGTAACCACCAAGCGGGGGCAGGCTGGGGGCGCGCGAGTCACGTATAACGGCTTTGGCGGGGTGCAGAGGGCCACCAATACGATAAAAATGGCCAATGCCCAGCAGTACGCGCAGCTCTACAACGAAAAAAACGAGTTGACCGGCGGCTCGGCTAGTGATAACCTACCGCTCAATCTGCCTTCCACTGACTGGTTTAAGGAAGTCACCCGTACCGCCACGATTCAAAACCACCAGCTGAGCTTAGGCGGAGGCACTGATAAGGTGTCGTATACCTTCAGCGGTTCCTATTTAAAGCAGCAGGGTATACTGCAAAAAAATGATTACGAGCGGATTACGGCCCGTCTGCAAACTGACTTCTCCGTTAGCGACCATATTAAGGTGGGCTACAATGCCACCTTTGCCAACGCTGACGCCCACGATGCGCCGGGGATTACGTCGAGCGTATATCCAAACTACACCAGCGGCCCAAACATCTTCTACCAGGCCTACGTGGCACCGCCGGTATTGCAACCCTTCCTGCCCACCGGCCGCTACGGCGACCCAAGTCTGATTGGTACTTCCGGCCTGGGCACCTTCGCCAACCCCCGGGGTACACTCGACTATTTCGTGCAGCGCTCACAAGCCCAGACGCTTGTCGGCAGTGCCTTCGCCTCCTTCAACTTTCTGCGATACTTCACGCTGCGCACCACGGCCGGCCTGAGCTACGGCAGTGGGCGGTTCTACAACTACGAAAAAGCCGACTCGCTGACCACCGTGCAGGTGTACCGGGGCAACCGGCTCTTCAAGGGGACAGCTCAGAACAGCCAACTGCAGTGGGAGAATACCCTCGCGTATGACCGTACCTTCGGCAACCATCACCTAACCGCGCTGGTGGGTACCACTACCTTGCGTTACCGCTCCGAGCTGGTCACTGGGTCCATCAGCGGAGTGCCATCAGGGGGCAGCGCTTTCTACTATTTCAACCTGGGTACTCCCGGCACCGCTAACTTTCCCCCCAGTGGCAATTTAGCGGACCTGTACACAGTTGCCTCGCTGTTTGGGCGAGTTAACTATGCTTATCGTGGGCGCTACCTGCTCACGGCTAGCTTCCGGCGCGACGGCGCCAGCAAATACAGTGAGAGTAACCGATATGGCAACTTCCCCTCCATCGGGGTGGGCTGGGTTATCTCCGATGAGCCATTTATGCAAGACGGTTCGGTGTTCTCCTTTCTGAAGCTGCGGGGTAGCTATGGTATTCTGGGTAACAGCCAAGTGAACAATAATATATCCGTCCTCAGGGTTACATTCTCCCCTAACTACACGGGCTTCTTCGGTCGCCAAGGTGGTTTGCCTTACCCCGGGGCTAGCATCGATCAGCTAGTGCCGCCCGAATTGCGCTGGGAAAAGGTGCGGGAAGCCGATGCGGGCGTGGAAATGCGCTTCTTGGGCAACCGACTAGGGGCCGAATTTGACTACTATAATCGCCGCACTATTGATGCCGTATTTCCGGTGCCCACCCTTCTGTCTCCCGGCTACACCAACAGCGGCGGCTTTCTGGCTAATAACGCAAGCTTCCAAAACCAGGGCATCGAAGCTGCCTTGCGCTGGGACCCGCAAACCAGCGGCGACTTTTCCTACTCCGTGGGCTTGATCGGGGCTTACAACCAAAACAAGGTGCTCTCTACCGCTTCCGGCGACGCTCCCCTGTTTGCGGGTGGTTTGCCCGTGGCCGGTTACCGGGCTACCATAACCCGGGTGGGAGCTCCCATTGGGGCGTTCTACGGGTATAAAGTCGCGGGCGTGTTCCAGAGCCAGCAGGAGGTAGACGACTCGGCTCAGCCGGGGTCTAAGCCCGGCGACCTGCGCTACCAGGACCAGAATGGTGATGGCACAATTGATGCCCGTGACTTTGTGGTGCTGGGCAACCCCAACCCGCGCTTTACCTACGGGCTGAACACGAATTTCCGCTACAAAGCCGTTGACTTGCAGCTCGATATTCAAGGCGTTGGAGGCGTGGAGCTGCTCAACGCCTTGCGCGAGGTACGCTACGGCAACGAAAACTTCACCGAGGATTTCTACCGCAACCGCTGGCACGGGCCGGGCACGTCGAACTCGACGCCCTCGGCCGACTTGTCGGGCCGCAACCTCGACGTAAGCTCCTACTACATCGAGAAAGGCGACTACATCCGCCTGCGCAACGTGCAGCTAGGCTATAACCTGCCCACCTCCGTGGCCAACACCTTGCGCGTGCAAGGGGTGCGCTTCTACGCCAACGCCCAAAACCCGCTGACCTTGACTAAGTACAAAGGCTTCACCCCTGAAGTGGGTGGCTCCCCCACCAACGCGGGTATCGACTTGAACGTGTACCCCCTCACGGCTACGTACAATTTCGGTATCAACGTTAGCTTCTAA
- the bglX gene encoding beta-glucosidase BglX has protein sequence MAVWLWVSLAPAPAQAQPTARPGQRTYCNPLNLDYGYTLTPDFTAAGRHRATADPVITRYKGDYYLFSTNQWGYWHSPDLYNWQFVARSFLKPHHKVYDDLCAPAVFVLGDTLLVLGSTHEKNFPIWMSTNPKAGDTIFPVPLGLAASWNLAAVECSARVAAEEASADGLHWVFSPMVDIARDPRWGRISEGAGEDPFLGSQIARAMVRGYQGPTNDLSRSNAVMACVKHFALYGAAEAGRDYTTTDMSLPRMYNEYLPPYKAALDAGAGSVMSSFNDINGVPATGNKWLMTDLLRQQWDFQGFVVTDYTAINELIPHGLGNETQVSALALNAGIDQDMVGEVFLRNLAQNLKDGTVQQAQIDQACRRVLEAKYKLGLFQDPYRGVTEKRATATLMKKEFVEASRDIARRSLVLLKNRNSTLPLKKTGTIALIGPLANRQRDLIGNWSGAGDWKQTVSVEQGLRNVGGNALKITYALGANITDDAQLIEHLNAHGGDLTIDKRSSEELIREAVQAAQAADVVVAVVGESQGMTGEAASRADIGLPGQQLELLKALKKTGKPLVLVLMNGRPLTLSWEDQNAAAILETWFAGTQGGNAIADVLFGLYNPAGKITATFPQVVGQVPLYYNHKNTGRPFGGELLDKYKSRYLDVTNEPLYPFGYGLSYTTFSYSKPELSHTTIRPGQSLEVRVTVRNTGNYDGEEVAQLYIRDLVGSIIRPVKELKGFQKVLLKRGESKTFTFRLTTDDLRFYNNDLKFVAEPGDFHVFVGPNSRDVQQVAFTLTE, from the coding sequence ATGGCAGTGTGGCTCTGGGTAAGCCTTGCCCCGGCGCCGGCCCAAGCCCAGCCTACTGCCCGCCCCGGCCAGCGTACCTACTGCAACCCGCTGAACCTAGACTATGGCTACACGCTCACGCCCGACTTCACGGCCGCCGGCCGCCACCGAGCTACCGCCGACCCGGTGATTACCCGCTACAAGGGTGACTACTACTTGTTCTCGACCAACCAGTGGGGCTATTGGCACAGCCCGGACCTGTACAACTGGCAGTTTGTGGCGCGCTCCTTTCTCAAGCCCCACCACAAAGTCTACGACGACTTGTGCGCGCCAGCCGTGTTTGTGCTGGGCGACACACTGCTGGTATTGGGCTCCACCCACGAGAAGAACTTTCCCATCTGGATGAGCACCAACCCCAAGGCTGGTGACACCATCTTCCCGGTTCCACTGGGACTGGCCGCCAGCTGGAACCTTGCCGCCGTGGAGTGTAGTGCCCGCGTGGCCGCCGAAGAAGCCTCGGCCGACGGCCTGCACTGGGTGTTTTCGCCCATGGTCGACATTGCCCGCGACCCGCGCTGGGGCCGCATCTCGGAAGGAGCCGGCGAAGACCCTTTCCTTGGCTCTCAGATTGCGCGGGCCATGGTGCGCGGCTACCAGGGCCCCACCAACGACCTGAGCCGCAGTAACGCGGTGATGGCCTGCGTGAAGCACTTTGCCCTCTACGGCGCCGCCGAAGCCGGCCGCGACTACACCACCACCGACATGAGCCTGCCGCGCATGTACAACGAGTACCTGCCGCCCTACAAAGCCGCTCTCGATGCCGGGGCCGGCTCCGTGATGTCGTCGTTCAACGACATCAATGGCGTGCCGGCCACCGGCAATAAATGGCTGATGACCGACCTGCTGCGCCAGCAATGGGACTTTCAGGGCTTTGTGGTGACCGACTACACGGCCATCAACGAGCTGATTCCGCACGGCCTGGGCAACGAAACGCAGGTGTCGGCGCTGGCCCTGAACGCGGGCATCGACCAAGACATGGTGGGGGAGGTGTTCCTGAGAAACCTGGCGCAGAACCTGAAGGATGGCACCGTGCAGCAGGCCCAGATTGACCAGGCCTGCCGCCGCGTGCTGGAAGCCAAGTACAAGCTGGGCTTGTTTCAGGACCCCTACCGCGGCGTCACCGAAAAGCGGGCCACGGCCACGCTGATGAAAAAGGAGTTTGTGGAAGCCTCCCGCGACATTGCCCGCCGCAGCCTGGTGCTGCTCAAAAACCGCAACAGCACCCTGCCCCTGAAAAAGACCGGCACCATCGCCCTGATTGGCCCGCTGGCCAACCGTCAGCGCGACCTAATCGGCAACTGGAGCGGGGCCGGCGACTGGAAACAAACCGTGTCGGTGGAGCAGGGGTTGCGCAACGTGGGCGGCAACGCGCTGAAAATCACCTACGCCCTGGGCGCCAACATCACCGACGATGCCCAACTCATTGAGCACCTCAACGCCCACGGCGGCGACCTGACCATCGACAAACGTTCGTCGGAAGAACTGATTCGCGAGGCCGTGCAAGCGGCCCAGGCCGCCGACGTGGTGGTGGCCGTGGTGGGCGAGTCGCAGGGCATGACGGGTGAGGCGGCCAGCCGCGCCGATATTGGGTTGCCGGGCCAGCAGCTGGAATTGCTCAAGGCCCTGAAAAAAACCGGCAAGCCGCTAGTGCTGGTGCTCATGAACGGGCGCCCGCTCACGCTGAGCTGGGAAGACCAGAACGCCGCCGCCATCCTGGAAACCTGGTTTGCCGGCACCCAGGGTGGCAACGCCATTGCCGACGTGCTGTTTGGCCTCTACAACCCGGCGGGCAAAATCACCGCCACTTTCCCGCAGGTAGTGGGCCAGGTGCCGCTGTACTACAACCACAAGAACACTGGCCGGCCGTTTGGGGGCGAGTTGCTCGATAAGTATAAGTCGCGCTACCTCGACGTGACCAACGAGCCGCTCTACCCCTTTGGCTACGGCCTGAGCTACACCACGTTCAGCTACTCCAAGCCCGAGCTAAGCCACACCACCATCCGGCCCGGCCAGTCCCTGGAGGTGCGCGTTACGGTGCGCAACACCGGCAATTACGACGGGGAGGAAGTAGCTCAGCTCTACATCCGTGATCTGGTGGGCTCCATTATCCGGCCCGTAAAGGAGTTGAAAGGCTTCCAGAAAGTTTTGCTAAAGCGCGGTGAAAGCAAAACCTTCACCTTCCGCCTGACCACCGACGATTTGAGGTTCTACAACAACGACTTGAAGTTTGTCGCCGAGCCCGGCGACTTCCATGTGTTTGTGGGGCCCAATTCGCGCGACGTGCAGCAGGTCGCCTTTACGCTGACGGAGTAA
- a CDS encoding MFS transporter translates to MAAPILRESAGWRYFTFLYLYIMQGIPSGFALTAIANYLLGQQLTPQQVGSFIAVVGLPWTVQFVWGPLIDKFQHSVIGSRKQWVVLTQLVAFLASLLLLLVRQPAAQLVLLTTVFFAHSIFASIQDASVDAIAIAVVPPTERGRVNAFMRGGYLLGVSFGAAGLAYMLHRFGFFAAALTQSALLLLFTVLTLFIKLERTDRLLPSFRRRRRARFATDNDPAVGWLFRELYRGITERRSLVAFGTIALVYLSIGVFGRAYSFHLIQQLHWPDKDVSILQGSWGSAATMALIITGGIVSDRVGATRLQRWVMFGLAGYFLLFSSLVAYWHYKPVATAGLLLWNLADPCFSVAALPALMALCRLKIEGSQFTTYMALVNFCDVLGAYITGWALGFTTASLLGLVCGSVILTLLVLQPYLSRETPVAEPLASNSRA, encoded by the coding sequence GTGGCTGCTCCCATTCTTCGAGAAAGCGCCGGGTGGCGCTACTTTACCTTTCTTTACCTATACATCATGCAGGGCATTCCGTCGGGGTTTGCCCTGACGGCCATTGCCAATTACCTGCTAGGCCAACAGCTGACCCCGCAGCAAGTAGGCAGCTTCATTGCCGTGGTGGGCTTGCCCTGGACGGTTCAGTTTGTGTGGGGGCCACTAATTGATAAGTTTCAGCACTCGGTTATCGGTTCGCGCAAGCAATGGGTGGTGCTCACGCAGCTCGTAGCGTTTCTAGCCTCGTTGCTGCTGCTGCTCGTGCGCCAGCCAGCAGCACAGCTGGTGTTGCTTACAACTGTGTTTTTTGCGCACAGCATTTTTGCTTCTATTCAAGATGCCAGCGTCGACGCCATTGCTATTGCTGTAGTGCCGCCCACTGAGCGGGGCCGGGTCAACGCGTTTATGCGCGGGGGGTACTTGCTAGGCGTCTCGTTTGGGGCCGCCGGGCTGGCTTACATGCTGCACCGCTTCGGCTTTTTCGCTGCGGCCCTCACCCAGTCAGCGCTGCTGCTACTTTTTACGGTGCTCACTCTTTTCATTAAGCTCGAACGTACCGACCGGCTGCTGCCGTCTTTCAGGCGCCGCCGAAGGGCACGCTTCGCCACTGACAACGACCCGGCCGTGGGCTGGCTGTTTCGGGAGTTATACCGTGGCATCACCGAGCGGCGCAGCCTAGTCGCGTTTGGCACCATTGCGCTGGTGTACCTGAGTATTGGGGTATTTGGCCGCGCATATTCGTTTCACCTGATTCAGCAGTTGCACTGGCCCGACAAGGATGTGTCCATTTTGCAGGGCAGTTGGGGCAGCGCTGCTACCATGGCTCTGATCATCACCGGTGGCATCGTCTCCGACCGAGTAGGCGCCACGCGCTTGCAACGATGGGTCATGTTTGGGCTGGCCGGCTACTTCCTGCTCTTCAGCAGCTTGGTTGCTTACTGGCACTATAAGCCGGTGGCTACTGCTGGTTTGTTGCTTTGGAACCTGGCCGACCCGTGTTTCAGCGTAGCTGCTTTGCCGGCTTTGATGGCCTTGTGCCGCCTGAAAATCGAAGGGTCGCAGTTCACAACTTACATGGCCCTGGTAAACTTCTGCGACGTGCTGGGCGCCTACATCACCGGCTGGGCACTTGGCTTTACCACTGCTTCTCTGCTCGGCTTGGTGTGTGGTAGCGTAATTCTAACGCTACTAGTGCTGCAGCCATACCTGAGCCGAGAAACGCCTGTAGCCGAACCACTCGCTAGCAACTCGCGGGCGTAA
- a CDS encoding RagB/SusD family nutrient uptake outer membrane protein, with protein sequence MKNTFFSASRRSRPFLAALGLTLALASSSCNNFLDVPPQGQPTSEEFFKNQNDATLAVNAMYGKLREWSLVAFDWLSVTTLTSDDAEKGSVPGDAEFLNEFTFFRITPTSGPLEGYWAGQYQEINLCNQVIQRVPPINMDATLKARYVAEAQFLRALMYFNLVRAFGGVPLHTKPAQMPEELNPMRASAAEVYALIVSDLTAAAAVLPQSYPSTEVGRATKGAALALLAKVQMYQKNWAAALTASDQVIGLGYSLAPDFYEMFRIRGENGPESIFEVQCTTLDGNCDASNSQWAECQMVRPQFGWGFFNPTRDLENAFEPGDQRKLGTILLRGMTTPDGDVIDPAAANPRYNMKAYVPSSATKACGYGRDQNIRVLRLGEVLLINAEAANELGQTAKALAAVNQVRTRAGLAPLAPGLSQEALRQAIWKERRVELALEYGDRFFDLVRQGRAAQVLKAKGFVSNKNELMPIPLSQITLSGGRLTQNPGY encoded by the coding sequence ATGAAAAATACGTTCTTCTCTGCCTCACGCCGCTCGCGGCCGTTTTTGGCAGCCTTAGGGTTAACGCTGGCCCTGGCTTCCTCGTCGTGCAACAACTTTCTGGACGTGCCCCCGCAAGGACAGCCCACGAGCGAGGAATTCTTTAAAAATCAAAACGACGCTACACTCGCCGTTAACGCTATGTACGGCAAGCTGCGCGAATGGAGCTTGGTAGCCTTCGATTGGCTGTCGGTCACGACCTTGACCTCGGACGACGCTGAAAAAGGCAGTGTACCCGGCGACGCCGAGTTCCTCAATGAGTTTACCTTTTTCCGCATTACCCCCACCAGTGGCCCCCTGGAAGGCTACTGGGCGGGGCAGTACCAGGAAATCAACCTGTGCAACCAAGTAATTCAACGAGTGCCGCCCATCAACATGGACGCTACGCTCAAAGCCCGCTACGTGGCCGAAGCGCAGTTCCTGCGGGCCTTGATGTACTTCAACCTGGTGCGGGCGTTTGGGGGCGTGCCTCTGCACACGAAGCCGGCCCAGATGCCCGAGGAGCTGAATCCGATGCGCGCATCGGCGGCTGAAGTATACGCTCTTATTGTGAGCGACCTGACGGCCGCGGCAGCCGTCCTGCCCCAGTCTTACCCCAGTACTGAAGTGGGCCGGGCTACGAAGGGGGCGGCGCTGGCCTTGCTGGCTAAGGTGCAGATGTACCAGAAAAACTGGGCTGCGGCGCTGACCGCCTCCGACCAAGTTATTGGCTTAGGCTACTCGCTGGCTCCTGATTTCTATGAGATGTTCCGCATCCGGGGCGAAAACGGGCCAGAGTCGATTTTTGAAGTGCAGTGCACAACCCTGGATGGTAACTGCGACGCTTCCAATTCGCAATGGGCCGAGTGCCAGATGGTGCGTCCGCAATTTGGCTGGGGCTTTTTCAACCCCACCCGGGACCTGGAAAACGCCTTTGAGCCGGGCGACCAGCGTAAATTGGGTACCATTCTTTTGCGGGGCATGACTACGCCCGATGGAGACGTCATTGACCCCGCCGCTGCCAACCCGCGCTACAACATGAAGGCCTACGTACCCAGTTCGGCTACGAAAGCCTGCGGTTATGGCCGCGACCAGAACATCCGCGTGTTGCGCCTGGGTGAGGTGCTGCTCATCAACGCGGAGGCTGCCAACGAGCTGGGTCAGACCGCCAAAGCCTTGGCTGCCGTGAATCAGGTGCGGACTCGGGCGGGCCTGGCCCCGCTGGCCCCGGGCCTTTCGCAGGAAGCCTTGCGCCAAGCCATCTGGAAGGAGCGGCGCGTGGAGCTGGCCTTGGAGTACGGCGACCGGTTTTTCGACTTGGTGCGGCAGGGCCGGGCAGCGCAGGTGCTTAAAGCCAAAGGCTTCGTGTCCAATAAAAATGAACTGATGCCTATTCCGCTAAGCCAGATTACGTTGAGTGGGGGCCGGCTAACCCAGAACCCTGGCTACTAA